One Tunturibacter gelidoferens genomic region harbors:
- a CDS encoding class I SAM-dependent methyltransferase, which yields MTTAQPNFDLIARPYRWLEYITLGRALEDCRLHYLPSLLKRKQALVLGDGDGRFLAQLLAENPHLRADAIDTSAAMLLLLRKRCEALAPNASTRLKTHQANALTCPLDGPYDLIVTHFFLDCLTQPDLENLVNRIAPTLAPKALWLVSDFHIPSGPMRLPAKVLVRTLYLAFRILTGLRTARLPDHATSLQQAGLTRIAHRHRLAGILVTELWQFNPATP from the coding sequence ATGACGACCGCCCAACCCAACTTCGATCTCATCGCACGCCCCTATCGCTGGCTCGAATACATCACCCTCGGCCGCGCTCTCGAAGACTGCCGCCTCCATTACCTTCCAAGCCTCCTCAAGCGCAAGCAAGCCCTCGTCCTCGGCGATGGCGACGGCCGTTTCCTCGCCCAACTCCTCGCCGAAAATCCTCACCTCCGCGCCGATGCGATCGACACCAGCGCCGCCATGCTCCTGCTCCTCCGTAAACGCTGCGAAGCCCTGGCCCCCAACGCATCCACCCGCCTCAAGACCCACCAAGCCAACGCACTCACCTGCCCACTCGACGGACCCTACGATCTCATCGTCACCCACTTCTTCCTCGACTGCCTCACGCAGCCCGACCTCGAGAATCTAGTCAACCGCATCGCACCAACTCTCGCCCCGAAAGCCCTCTGGCTGGTCTCTGACTTCCACATCCCCAGCGGCCCCATGCGTCTCCCTGCAAAGGTCCTCGTCCGCACTCTCTACCTCGCCTTCCGCATCCTCACCGGGCTCCGCACCGCTCGACTCCCCGACCACGCCACCTCCCTCCAGCAAGCAGGCCTCACTCGAATCGCACATCGACACCGACTCGCCGGCATCCTGGTCACCGAACTCTGGCAGTTCAACCCGGCCACTCCATGA
- a CDS encoding M1 family metallopeptidase has translation MSPSTTEHKLFPRQTHNHTYNPGMPRTQPFLVAALLLPLAVQAQTTPQPSIATNSPDGKPLSTRVVAYNIDAKLDTGKKTLDATETLTYKNLTGQPLASIPFHLYLNAFRPESTFTSETHFTGGVRGNEDDNDYPAEERGSITISHIEADGYGDLTTAMHFIAPDDNNAEDHTVTELSLPHPLAPNDSITFRLDFHDVFPLSVARNGYKRDFIMGGQWYPKPGVFWHGAWNCHQYHSTTEFFSDFATFRVSLTLPRRYVVGASGIPTGEAINPDNTKTLSFYGEDIGDFAWAASPNFTITDGTYLSSLGPVKIHVLALAAHPKAGARYLDIMQKTLAQYDHRYGPYPYKIITVIDPEPGSEIGGMEYPTLFTGDTSWYDPTYLTEQAAEHEFGHQYWYGMVATNEFEDAWLDEGINSYTEVTVMNAILGSQNSVFGRSYANFSDTDLRRLDYRAKPDFDPVTRWAFKFRDFFSYGGITYGKSATLLATLEGLIGRDTMEEAMRTYFMRYRFTHPTTEDFLRTIEEVAIKNGRATALGGTVINPSTQTARHADTPQFIPQTGLAAVFNAPSNSQVVPISSLRPYFNQAVYGTQVLDYTVDQVSSDPVKWWLPETKDKKQIQYLSTVYLHRKGDFTLPVTAEIAFDDGTRLREHWDGLDRWTKLTYTRNAKIVSVEIDPDHVIPLDKDLFNNSYVTTPNNIPARKISNIWLNVQQLLAQLSSWMV, from the coding sequence ATGAGCCCCTCGACGACGGAGCACAAACTTTTTCCTCGCCAAACCCACAACCACACCTACAATCCCGGTATGCCGCGCACCCAACCGTTCCTCGTCGCTGCACTCCTTCTACCGCTCGCCGTCCAGGCCCAAACAACTCCACAGCCCAGCATCGCCACCAACTCCCCCGATGGCAAACCTCTCTCCACCCGGGTCGTCGCCTACAACATCGACGCCAAACTCGACACCGGTAAAAAGACCCTCGACGCCACCGAGACCCTCACCTACAAAAACCTCACAGGCCAGCCCCTCGCTTCAATCCCCTTTCATCTCTACCTCAACGCCTTCCGCCCCGAGTCCACCTTCACCAGCGAAACCCACTTCACCGGCGGTGTTCGCGGCAACGAAGACGATAACGACTATCCCGCGGAAGAGCGCGGCAGCATCACCATCTCCCACATCGAGGCCGACGGCTACGGCGACCTCACCACAGCCATGCACTTCATCGCACCCGACGACAACAACGCCGAAGACCACACCGTAACCGAGCTCAGCCTCCCTCACCCGCTCGCGCCCAACGACTCCATCACCTTCCGCCTCGACTTCCACGACGTCTTCCCTCTCTCCGTCGCGCGCAACGGCTACAAGCGCGACTTCATCATGGGAGGCCAGTGGTATCCCAAGCCCGGCGTCTTCTGGCACGGCGCCTGGAACTGCCACCAGTACCACTCCACCACAGAGTTCTTCTCCGACTTCGCCACCTTCCGCGTCTCACTCACCCTCCCGCGCCGCTACGTCGTCGGAGCCAGCGGCATTCCCACGGGTGAAGCCATCAACCCGGACAACACCAAGACTCTCAGCTTCTACGGCGAAGACATAGGCGACTTCGCCTGGGCCGCCAGCCCGAACTTCACCATCACCGATGGCACCTATCTTTCTTCCCTCGGCCCGGTAAAGATCCACGTCCTCGCGCTCGCCGCCCATCCCAAAGCCGGTGCTCGTTACCTCGACATCATGCAGAAGACCCTCGCGCAATATGACCATCGCTACGGGCCCTATCCCTATAAGATCATCACCGTCATCGATCCCGAACCAGGCTCCGAGATCGGCGGCATGGAGTATCCCACTCTCTTCACTGGCGACACCTCCTGGTACGATCCCACCTACCTCACCGAGCAAGCTGCCGAGCACGAGTTCGGCCACCAGTACTGGTACGGCATGGTCGCCACCAACGAGTTCGAAGATGCCTGGCTTGACGAGGGCATCAACTCCTACACCGAAGTTACGGTCATGAACGCGATCCTCGGCTCCCAGAACTCCGTCTTCGGACGTTCCTACGCGAACTTCAGCGACACCGACCTCCGTCGCCTCGACTACAGAGCCAAACCTGACTTCGATCCGGTCACCCGCTGGGCCTTCAAATTTCGTGACTTCTTCTCCTACGGCGGCATCACCTACGGTAAGTCGGCGACACTCCTCGCCACACTCGAAGGCCTCATCGGTCGCGACACCATGGAGGAAGCGATGCGCACCTACTTCATGCGCTACCGCTTCACCCATCCAACCACCGAAGACTTCCTCCGTACCATCGAAGAAGTCGCCATCAAAAACGGTCGCGCAACCGCCCTCGGAGGCACAGTCATCAATCCTTCAACTCAGACCGCGCGTCATGCAGACACGCCCCAGTTCATTCCGCAGACCGGCCTCGCCGCCGTCTTCAACGCTCCGAGCAACTCTCAGGTTGTCCCCATCTCAAGCCTCCGCCCCTACTTCAATCAGGCCGTCTACGGAACGCAAGTTCTCGACTACACCGTGGATCAAGTCTCCTCTGATCCAGTCAAGTGGTGGCTTCCCGAAACTAAAGACAAGAAGCAGATCCAATACCTCTCCACGGTCTACCTGCATCGCAAGGGCGACTTCACCCTTCCCGTCACCGCCGAGATCGCCTTCGACGACGGCACGCGCCTTCGCGAACACTGGGACGGCCTGGACCGATGGACCAAGCTCACCTACACCCGCAACGCCAAGATCGTCTCCGTCGAGATCGACCCTGACCACGTCATCCCACTCGATAAAGACCTCTTCAACAACAGCTACGTCACAACACCCAACAACATCCCTGCACGCAAGATCTCCAATATCTGGCTCAACGTTCAACAACTTCTAGCCCAACTCTCCTCTTGGATGGTGTGA
- the sixA gene encoding phosphohistidine phosphatase SixA gives MNLYILRHASAGLRRANPLLDMKRPLDKEGKKHSLQLAYVLNALNIQFDLIVSSPLKRSLQTAAMIGTETGYEAPIQQSDALAPAATVKDFQKLLRELSNRENVLVVGHNPNISVFLGSLLVPASSPEAKIRLRKGSIARVVLTRGPATLQALLDPRTVRALYATSTKSSRRKTSRK, from the coding sequence ATGAATTTGTATATTCTTCGCCATGCCAGTGCCGGCCTTCGCCGAGCCAACCCCCTTCTCGACATGAAGCGTCCGCTCGATAAAGAAGGAAAAAAACACAGCCTACAACTCGCCTACGTGCTCAATGCATTGAACATACAGTTCGACCTCATCGTCTCAAGCCCGCTGAAGCGCAGTCTCCAGACCGCCGCTATGATCGGCACCGAGACCGGTTACGAGGCGCCGATTCAACAATCTGACGCACTGGCCCCCGCCGCCACCGTAAAAGACTTCCAAAAGCTCCTTCGCGAGCTCTCCAATCGCGAAAACGTTCTCGTTGTGGGCCATAACCCCAACATATCTGTCTTCTTAGGCTCCCTCCTGGTGCCCGCCTCAAGCCCGGAAGCCAAGATCCGCCTCCGCAAGGGGTCCATTGCCCGTGTCGTCCTAACCCGCGGCCCTGCCACCCTGCAAGCCCTTTTGGATCCTCGTACCGTCCGCGCCCTCTACGCCACCTCAACGAAGAGCTCCCGCCGGAAGACCTCGCGGAAGTAA
- a CDS encoding Ppx/GppA phosphatase family protein produces MPTFAAIDIGSNSCRLKIATVQMHRLKTLHEDREVTRLGESVFQTGVISPEAMAATIRALKRFHKAVQLHVADKVRVVATSAMRDARNAAAFTEWVKATTGWSVEVISGLEEGRLIHLGVVTHEVGARGRCLLIDLGGGSCEVTLSDGGRIKTMVSMPLGAVRLQEEFLRTDPPSKEDVARLKQFIDRELKRAEKKLGTPRVGLVIATSGTASALAEASGHVRIGRTVKKTLAKKRLERVGALTADTPDVRRLADRLAKMNNAEREAVPGIGPRRSEIIIGGSLVYASLLEKMGLKGFRYSPLGLRDGMLAQMLAEVDLRTSVHQKIESERWAGVLEVCERYGIEQRQVEPVRQHVVELFDALARVHELPEEYRLWLEAAAMMQDVGKFMNHQGHYRHTQYIIANSEIFGFSPEQRMIVSAVARYMGKSRPDPLDRPMRWIPVEEHANVTRAVVLLRLAVALNQDRASAVLQMKTHVYPKRVLLELVPGRGGAELEAWSLKKEAAYFREVFRRELFVEVA; encoded by the coding sequence ATGCCTACGTTTGCCGCGATCGATATTGGGTCGAACTCTTGCCGGTTGAAGATTGCTACGGTTCAGATGCACCGATTGAAGACTTTGCACGAAGATCGTGAAGTTACACGACTGGGGGAGAGTGTTTTTCAGACCGGAGTGATCTCACCGGAGGCGATGGCGGCGACCATTCGGGCGCTCAAGCGGTTTCATAAAGCGGTACAGCTCCATGTGGCGGATAAGGTCCGTGTGGTGGCGACGAGCGCGATGCGGGATGCGCGGAATGCCGCGGCGTTTACCGAGTGGGTGAAGGCGACGACGGGATGGAGCGTTGAGGTGATCTCGGGGCTCGAGGAAGGGCGGTTGATTCATTTGGGGGTGGTGACGCATGAGGTCGGGGCACGGGGTCGTTGCCTGCTGATTGATCTGGGTGGCGGGAGCTGTGAGGTGACGCTCTCCGATGGTGGACGGATCAAGACGATGGTGAGCATGCCATTGGGCGCGGTACGGCTGCAGGAGGAGTTTCTGCGAACCGATCCGCCGTCGAAGGAGGATGTTGCACGGTTGAAACAGTTCATCGACCGCGAGTTGAAGCGGGCAGAGAAGAAGCTGGGGACGCCGAGGGTGGGGTTGGTGATTGCGACCTCGGGGACGGCGTCGGCGCTGGCGGAGGCGAGCGGTCATGTTCGCATAGGCAGAACGGTGAAGAAGACGCTGGCCAAGAAGCGGCTGGAGCGCGTGGGGGCGTTGACTGCGGATACTCCGGATGTGCGGAGGCTGGCTGATCGATTGGCGAAGATGAACAATGCGGAGCGGGAGGCTGTTCCGGGGATCGGTCCGCGGCGGTCGGAGATCATTATTGGCGGGTCGCTGGTGTATGCGAGCCTGCTGGAAAAGATGGGATTGAAGGGCTTTCGCTACTCGCCGCTGGGGCTGCGGGATGGGATGTTGGCGCAGATGCTGGCGGAGGTGGATCTACGGACCTCGGTACACCAGAAGATTGAGAGCGAGCGTTGGGCGGGAGTGCTGGAGGTCTGCGAGAGATATGGAATCGAACAGCGGCAGGTGGAGCCGGTACGGCAACATGTGGTGGAGCTATTCGATGCGCTGGCACGAGTGCATGAGCTGCCGGAGGAGTACAGGCTGTGGCTTGAGGCGGCGGCGATGATGCAGGATGTCGGCAAGTTTATGAACCACCAGGGACACTACCGGCATACGCAGTACATTATTGCGAACTCGGAGATCTTCGGATTTTCTCCAGAGCAGCGAATGATTGTGAGCGCCGTGGCTCGTTATATGGGGAAGAGCCGGCCGGATCCGCTGGACCGGCCGATGCGATGGATTCCTGTGGAAGAGCATGCCAACGTTACGCGGGCGGTGGTCCTGCTGCGGCTGGCGGTAGCGCTGAATCAGGATCGGGCCAGCGCGGTACTCCAGATGAAGACCCACGTGTATCCGAAGCGGGTGCTGCTGGAGCTGGTGCCGGGGCGCGGCGGGGCAGAGTTAGAGGCCTGGTCGCTGAAGAAGGAAGCGGCTTACTTCCGCGAGGTCTTCCGGCGGGAGCTCTTCGTTGAGGTGGCGTAG
- a CDS encoding ArnT family glycosyltransferase: MITDTALETIAEPRASLDSCTPRRSTALLALTGLWLIIFFAALFSPPLLDDADATHADAARHMVLSGDLVTLRVDGIRYLEKAPLPYWLGALSFRLFGFNTFAVHLPQAIGVFLLALLGYQWAYRAFNPRTAFYTGLATLTTVGVFLFTRYYIPEVLLSLFLALALFCLLRSLVPQTSQTMTAQRPLKIDPASSNAEKIVAIAPGVQPSREASSSFSPAVYAYGMWTALALAVLTKGLVALVFFFGTAIAYLALSGEYKNWRSLKPFTGILLFLVIAAPWHILAGLRNTGGMNGHGFFWFYFINEHVLRFLGRRYPKDYNKLPGYLFWSLHLVWLFPWSLFCGTLCRQAYVAFQRYRVSNPAPADEAKTFYWQPYAVVVVGLVLQNALKVPYIFTLFLALILFLLHGLRRRQSHSPSGTPLISVETFAQRSTLVLSLFASLVLVFFSLSTNQEYYTFPAYLAIIILLAAALNRAEQTFAADRSSRLWIMVGHATLTVLGIAIAITLAYGLWTSRHLPFVPDIGDLLAHRGVGDYTLSMSGIFDLTGPSFAALRLPAALAAIAFLIGPSVAWLLRTQRRHLASTVAVAVTATTFFIAAHIAFARFAPMLSSKSFADTIQHLEASHAISPENKVIFYGDQSYGSSITFYLGRQIDLVDGRASSMLFGGTFPDAPPIFLTPQDLLNIWRQGERKLLFVPLDQRGAVDRLLGNHKILLFESSGKALYTDRPLENSGRTP, translated from the coding sequence ATGATCACAGACACAGCACTAGAAACAATCGCCGAACCCAGGGCCTCCCTCGACTCCTGCACCCCCCGACGCTCCACAGCCCTCCTCGCTCTGACCGGCCTCTGGCTCATCATCTTCTTCGCAGCCCTCTTCTCTCCCCCGCTGCTCGATGATGCCGACGCCACCCATGCGGACGCAGCTCGACACATGGTCCTCTCCGGCGACCTCGTTACCCTCCGCGTCGACGGCATCCGTTATCTCGAAAAGGCACCGCTACCCTACTGGCTGGGGGCACTCAGCTTCCGACTCTTCGGATTCAACACCTTCGCAGTGCACCTTCCGCAGGCAATCGGCGTCTTTCTCCTGGCTCTACTCGGTTATCAATGGGCCTATCGCGCCTTCAACCCCCGCACTGCCTTCTACACCGGCCTCGCAACCCTCACTACAGTCGGCGTCTTTCTCTTCACCCGCTACTACATTCCCGAGGTCCTGCTCTCGCTCTTCCTGGCCCTCGCCCTCTTCTGCCTCCTCCGATCGCTCGTTCCCCAAACGAGTCAGACAATGACAGCTCAACGGCCACTAAAGATCGACCCTGCCTCTTCCAACGCCGAAAAAATAGTAGCCATCGCGCCCGGAGTCCAGCCGAGTAGAGAGGCTTCCTCATCTTTCTCTCCAGCTGTCTATGCCTACGGCATGTGGACAGCTCTCGCTCTGGCTGTCCTCACCAAAGGCCTTGTAGCTCTCGTTTTCTTCTTTGGCACAGCCATCGCCTACCTCGCTCTCAGCGGGGAGTACAAAAACTGGCGCAGTCTCAAGCCCTTCACAGGCATCTTGCTCTTTCTCGTCATAGCAGCGCCTTGGCACATCCTCGCCGGCCTGCGCAATACCGGCGGTATGAACGGGCACGGCTTCTTCTGGTTCTACTTCATCAACGAGCACGTTCTCCGGTTCCTCGGTCGCCGTTATCCCAAGGACTACAACAAGCTACCGGGCTACCTCTTCTGGAGCCTTCATCTCGTTTGGCTCTTCCCTTGGTCGCTCTTCTGCGGAACCTTGTGCCGCCAGGCCTACGTCGCCTTCCAGCGCTATCGCGTCTCGAACCCCGCTCCCGCAGACGAAGCAAAAACCTTCTACTGGCAGCCCTACGCAGTCGTCGTAGTTGGCCTCGTTCTGCAAAACGCCCTGAAAGTCCCTTACATCTTCACCCTCTTTCTGGCACTCATTCTCTTCCTGCTCCACGGCCTCCGTCGCAGACAGTCGCACTCTCCCTCTGGCACTCCGCTGATCAGCGTCGAGACCTTCGCCCAGCGCAGCACTCTCGTTCTAAGCCTCTTCGCCTCACTCGTCCTGGTCTTCTTCTCCCTTTCCACAAACCAGGAGTACTACACCTTCCCCGCCTACCTCGCGATCATCATCCTGCTCGCCGCCGCCCTCAACCGCGCCGAGCAGACCTTCGCCGCCGACCGATCCTCCCGTCTCTGGATCATGGTCGGCCACGCCACCCTCACCGTCCTCGGCATCGCCATTGCCATCACCCTCGCCTACGGCCTCTGGACCTCCCGCCACCTTCCCTTCGTTCCCGACATAGGCGACCTTCTCGCCCATCGCGGTGTCGGCGACTACACCCTCTCCATGTCAGGCATCTTCGATCTCACTGGCCCCAGCTTCGCCGCGCTGCGCCTTCCAGCCGCACTCGCCGCCATCGCCTTCCTTATCGGTCCCTCGGTCGCGTGGCTTCTTCGTACCCAGCGCAGGCACCTCGCCTCAACCGTGGCCGTCGCCGTCACCGCTACCACCTTCTTCATCGCAGCCCACATCGCCTTCGCCCGCTTCGCCCCCATGCTCTCCTCCAAGAGCTTTGCCGACACAATCCAGCATCTCGAAGCCAGTCACGCCATCTCCCCTGAAAACAAAGTCATCTTCTACGGTGACCAGTCCTACGGATCCTCGATCACCTTCTACCTCGGCCGTCAGATCGACCTCGTCGACGGCCGTGCCTCCTCCATGCTGTTTGGCGGCACCTTTCCCGACGCACCACCCATCTTCCTAACACCGCAGGATCTCCTGAACATCTGGAGGCAAGGCGAACGCAAGCTTCTCTTCGTCCCTCTCGATCAACGTGGCGCAGTCGATCGACTCCTCGGAAACCACAAAATCCTTCTCTTCGAAAGCTCTGGCAAGGCCCTCTACACCGATCGTCCCCTCGAGAACTCAGGCAGGACTCCCTGA
- a CDS encoding ArnT family glycosyltransferase — MHETSPHNARPRRLWNPVSLAVIFFLWLILQIGGLFSPGLLDDVDSIYIEIAREMLQRHDFVTPYIDGVRFFDKPPLMYWMAAGSMHLFGIHDWAARLPLALAVLALLLAVYALGIRLFTTISPAENPDRGGFYAAVAMATSIGPYLYTRFYIPDILIALWMTFAVHLFLIALNRVQPVRLQPGCTSSASQPQKSSLLPCLSFAAVMAANVLTKGLIGLVFPIGFVLLYLAFTKQLRALLKLHPLPSALVFLSLAAPWHILAALRTPAIPLPANLGLPATGGWAWFYLYNEHIARFLSKRIPHDYGQTPLLLFWVYLAIWITPWTVFLPGAIAGHIRNLRHRAASITTNTLTLAREHEASLSLLLWSLLVMGFFSLSSRQEYYSIPAIPALCLMAGGLLARADQSPNSMPIGVDAAKSALRWHLYLLVPLTTVIAIACGYFALTAPHPAPGADLASLLNSNPDFYNLSLGHLFDLTGDAMGLFRAPLTAVALSMLGIGIGSYLLRRRSFTYAANLVLAAAMTVSLLAAHEGLVRFYPILGSKDLALAVNQELRPGDRVIIDGWLSSGSSILFYTGQQAGLVNGRIYGPWYGSFWPDAPPIFGTDDGLRQAWTGSQRIFLLTFSKQRAADLARFAPVHLLATEGGKFILSNR; from the coding sequence GTGCACGAGACCTCTCCCCATAACGCCAGACCGCGCCGCCTCTGGAACCCGGTCTCTCTCGCCGTCATCTTCTTTCTCTGGCTCATCCTTCAGATTGGTGGCCTCTTCAGCCCCGGCCTCCTCGACGATGTCGACTCCATCTACATCGAGATCGCCCGCGAGATGCTCCAGCGCCATGATTTCGTCACCCCCTACATCGACGGCGTTCGTTTCTTCGATAAGCCTCCCCTGATGTACTGGATGGCAGCCGGCTCCATGCACCTCTTCGGCATTCACGACTGGGCCGCACGCCTTCCTCTAGCTCTCGCGGTTCTCGCACTGCTCCTCGCCGTCTACGCCCTCGGCATTCGCCTCTTCACAACGATCTCTCCGGCCGAAAACCCTGATCGCGGAGGCTTCTACGCTGCCGTCGCCATGGCCACCAGCATCGGCCCCTACCTCTACACTCGTTTCTACATTCCAGACATTCTCATCGCTCTCTGGATGACCTTCGCCGTCCATCTCTTCCTCATCGCCCTGAATCGCGTCCAACCAGTCCGCCTTCAACCAGGTTGCACCTCATCGGCCTCCCAGCCGCAAAAATCATCCCTCCTGCCATGCCTCTCGTTCGCCGCCGTCATGGCCGCGAATGTCCTGACCAAGGGCCTCATAGGCCTCGTCTTCCCCATCGGCTTCGTTCTCCTCTACCTGGCTTTCACAAAACAACTTCGCGCCCTCCTGAAGCTCCACCCTCTTCCCAGCGCGTTGGTCTTCCTCTCACTAGCGGCGCCCTGGCACATTCTCGCCGCCCTCCGCACCCCGGCGATCCCCCTCCCCGCGAACCTGGGCCTCCCTGCAACCGGCGGCTGGGCCTGGTTCTATCTCTACAACGAGCACATCGCCCGCTTCCTCTCCAAACGCATTCCCCACGACTACGGCCAAACCCCTCTCTTGCTCTTCTGGGTTTATCTCGCCATTTGGATCACGCCTTGGACGGTCTTCCTGCCCGGAGCTATCGCCGGCCATATCCGAAACCTCCGCCACCGCGCGGCCAGCATCACCACAAACACCCTCACCCTTGCACGCGAACACGAAGCATCGCTCTCCCTTCTTCTCTGGTCTCTCCTCGTTATGGGTTTCTTCTCCCTCTCAAGTCGCCAGGAGTACTACTCCATTCCCGCGATTCCCGCCCTGTGTCTCATGGCCGGCGGGCTCCTCGCTCGAGCCGACCAATCTCCAAACTCCATGCCAATCGGAGTCGACGCAGCGAAGAGCGCCCTCCGCTGGCATCTTTACCTCCTCGTCCCTCTCACTACGGTCATCGCTATCGCCTGCGGATACTTCGCCCTCACCGCACCGCACCCGGCCCCCGGCGCCGACCTCGCATCTCTTCTCAACTCCAACCCGGACTTCTACAACCTCTCTCTCGGCCATCTCTTCGACCTAACCGGAGACGCGATGGGACTATTCCGCGCACCACTCACCGCCGTCGCTCTCAGCATGCTTGGCATCGGCATCGGCAGTTACCTCCTGCGCCGCCGCTCCTTCACCTACGCCGCTAATCTCGTCTTGGCCGCAGCCATGACGGTCTCTCTCCTGGCCGCACACGAGGGCCTCGTCCGCTTCTATCCCATCCTCGGTTCGAAGGACCTTGCCCTCGCCGTCAACCAGGAACTTCGTCCCGGCGATCGCGTCATCATCGACGGCTGGCTCTCCTCAGGATCTTCCATCCTCTTCTACACCGGCCAACAGGCAGGCCTTGTCAACGGGCGAATCTACGGTCCCTGGTACGGCTCCTTCTGGCCCGACGCTCCACCGATCTTCGGCACCGACGACGGACTCCGCCAAGCCTGGACCGGTTCCCAACGAATCTTCCTACTCACCTTCAGCAAGCAACGTGCCGCCGACCTCGCTCGCTTCGCTCCCGTTCACCTGCTCGCAACAGAAGGCGGTAAATTCATCCTCTCCAACCGCTGA
- a CDS encoding glycosyltransferase: protein MSPILLLIARGALIVGIFGTLTSGVSFLLAFLGGLHFRSRRNDQGNYSPPVSILKPLHGKEAGLEENLESFFTLNHPEFELIFCARSLSDPGILCAQEVARRFPSIPTRFLASGEPLWQNPKTFSMSLLVEAAKHEVILFSDSDVRVGPSYLHEILQPLADPAVGLVTCAFRGQPAGNSSLLTALTQTVEFSSGVLTANLLEDIKFGLGPTLLTRKALIREIGGLKDMGDLLADDFWLGNRIADKGYKVTLSTTIVDHFINYGSIIGGLHHQISWMKNTRCSRPAGHLGSGLTFAMPFGIIGFLSALAIGRPVIGFWLLFAALVNRWLQALLVGFVIMRDKLSLSFFWLYPLCDLLGFYSWAASYFGREIVYRGERYRINPGGVLVRLGPL, encoded by the coding sequence ATGTCTCCCATCCTGCTCCTGATCGCTCGAGGTGCCCTCATAGTTGGCATCTTCGGCACCCTGACCTCCGGAGTATCTTTTCTTCTCGCCTTCCTGGGCGGCCTTCACTTTCGCTCACGTCGCAACGATCAGGGCAACTACTCCCCGCCGGTAAGCATCCTCAAGCCCCTGCACGGCAAGGAGGCAGGACTGGAGGAAAACCTCGAGAGCTTCTTCACCCTCAACCACCCGGAGTTCGAACTCATCTTCTGCGCAAGATCGCTCTCTGATCCCGGAATCCTCTGCGCTCAGGAGGTCGCTCGTCGATTCCCATCCATCCCCACGCGTTTTCTGGCCTCGGGCGAGCCGCTCTGGCAGAATCCCAAGACCTTCTCCATGTCGCTCCTGGTCGAAGCAGCGAAGCACGAGGTCATCCTCTTCTCTGACAGCGATGTCCGCGTCGGCCCATCCTACCTTCACGAGATCCTGCAGCCTCTCGCCGATCCAGCCGTAGGGTTGGTCACCTGCGCTTTTCGGGGCCAACCAGCAGGAAACAGCTCACTCCTGACCGCGCTCACCCAAACTGTCGAATTCTCCAGTGGAGTCCTCACCGCAAATCTACTCGAAGACATCAAGTTCGGACTCGGCCCAACTCTTCTCACTCGAAAGGCCTTGATCCGCGAAATAGGAGGTCTCAAAGACATGGGAGATCTGCTCGCCGACGACTTCTGGCTCGGCAACCGGATCGCAGATAAAGGCTACAAAGTAACCCTTTCCACGACCATCGTCGATCACTTCATCAACTACGGAAGCATCATCGGCGGATTGCACCACCAGATCAGCTGGATGAAGAACACTCGCTGCTCCAGACCCGCCGGACATCTTGGATCCGGCCTCACGTTCGCCATGCCGTTCGGCATCATCGGCTTCCTCTCCGCACTCGCCATCGGACGACCCGTGATCGGCTTCTGGCTTCTGTTTGCCGCGCTCGTCAATCGCTGGCTTCAGGCCCTGCTCGTCGGCTTCGTCATCATGCGCGACAAGCTTTCTCTCTCTTTCTTCTGGCTCTACCCACTCTGCGATCTACTCGGCTTCTACAGTTGGGCGGCCAGCTACTTTGGACGAGAGATCGTCTACCGCGGCGAGCGCTATCGCATCAACCCAGGCGGCGTCCTGGTTCGCCTTGGTCCCTTGTAA
- a CDS encoding MerR family transcriptional regulator, whose protein sequence is MATKRKTKGAYMISSVAEMYEIHPQTLRLYEREGLLRPSRSEGNTRLYTDEDLERLEFILNLARDLGVNIAGIAIVLQMRERMEEMNRQMQGFVDYVRTEMLTRMQQQQAPGAGLVPMRRQVVIPGRKDKRGS, encoded by the coding sequence ATGGCGACAAAGCGGAAGACCAAGGGCGCGTACATGATCTCGTCGGTGGCGGAGATGTACGAGATTCATCCGCAGACGCTGCGGTTGTATGAGCGGGAGGGGTTGCTGCGGCCGTCGCGAAGTGAAGGAAATACGCGGCTGTATACCGATGAGGATCTGGAGCGGCTGGAGTTTATTTTGAACCTGGCGCGGGATCTTGGGGTGAATATTGCCGGAATTGCGATTGTGTTGCAGATGCGGGAGCGGATGGAGGAGATGAATCGACAGATGCAGGGTTTTGTCGACTATGTCCGGACGGAGATGCTGACGCGGATGCAGCAACAGCAGGCGCCGGGCGCTGGCTTGGTTCCAATGCGTAGGCAGGTGGTGATTCCTGGGCGGAAGGATAAGAGAGGCAGCTGA